One genomic window of Lynx canadensis isolate LIC74 chromosome F2, mLynCan4.pri.v2, whole genome shotgun sequence includes the following:
- the MCMDC2 gene encoding minichromosome maintenance domain-containing protein 2 isoform X3, producing MSNLKMKEAALIYLDRSGGLQKFIDDCKFYNDSKQSYAVYRFSILINPSDIVELDAELGNYILHQPLKAAQVFQSVCFIAVKTLSLIGQLQTEAQINIVLKLTHLPPLRSYSLDLCEFPLDYASQRFYMMQGIVIAMTTVTKYTQGARFLCSDEACPLSKGFEYIRVHVPGATESATVRNDFLCNLCSSSLQEDRKFRVLGDKQIVEIITAKALHAFKGYSNNQPFRFQSLTIFLRDESVSKMNIGNEYKIIGIPTCVRTSQTAVCIEANSIISCNPEVPSGISDNFRYLLSLTSSSCWKFTAILANIFASQIVPPGTYNLLKLCLLMSLVQTSDRNKELKDCLDILIMTSDTLLVDRLLNFSIKLVPRGIRHPVSTEIFPTLSRNKYGTGAVSIQAGSALLAKGGICFIGDLASHKKDKLEQLQSVVESRSITVYIPGKKFGDDINQQMTFPVQCSFWSFVDMDSSSRRNMQKTNTLIGRMDCSLIPANLVEAFGLLINCNESSCCYPLISTVQHTLKKAIDPEELLYVASKKFTTEDFEKLLAFAKNLNVEFSLEAERMIHGYYLASRRIRTDSISGSKLSASALKYLVSLAEAHARLNLRNKVLKEDVLIAALLFETSLTLKYGATVFCVAPNAVFPFELYNEEYLEQRDIYLNQCQQQLQQFIATYGPGTAIFTSDE from the exons ATGTCaaatctaaaaatgaaagagGCCGCCCTTATCTATCTTGACAGAAGTGGAGGACTCCAAAAGTTTATAGATGATTGCAAGTTCTACAATG ATTCAAAACAAAGTTATGCAGTCTATCGATTCAGTATTTTAATAAATCCCTCTGATATTGTTGAATTGGATGCTGAACTTGGAAATTACATTTTACACCAGCCACTAAAAGCTGCTCAAGTTTTTCAATCT GTCTGTTTTATTGCTGTTAAGACTCTTTCACTAATTGGACAATTACAGACTGAAGCTCAA ATTAATATAGTGCTGAAGTTAACACATTTACCTCCTCTGCGAAGTTATAGTCTTGATCTTTGTGAATTTCCACTTGATTATGCATCTCAAAGATTTTATATGATGCAAGGTATTGTGATTGCAATGACAACTGTAACCAAGTACACACAAGGTGCAAGATTTCTTTGTTCAGATGAAGCATGCCCTCTGTCAAAAG GATTTGAGTATATAAGAGTGCATGTGCCTGGTGCTACTGAATCTGCAACAGTAAGAAATGACTTTTTGTGTAATCTGTGTTCATCTTCActtcaagaagacagaaaatttaGAGTACTTGGTG ATAAACAGATAGTTGAAATAATCACAGCAAAGGCACTTCATGCTTTTAAAGGATATTCCAATAACCAGCCATTTAGGTTTCAATCTCTTACAATTTTTCTAAGGG ATGAATCTGTGAGTAAAATGAATATAGGAAATGAGTATAAAATTATTGGAATTCCAACCTGTGTAAGAACTTCACAAACTGCTGTCTGTATAGAGGCAAACAGTATCATTTCTTGTAATCCAGAAG TTCCTTCAGGAATAAGCGACAATTTTAGGTATCTCCTCTCTTTGACTTCCAGCTCATGCTGGAAATTTACAGCGATACTTGCCAATATCTTTGCATCACAAATTGTTCCTCCTGGGACTTACAATTTGCTCAAGCTATGTTTGCTGATGAGTCTAGTACAGACAAGTGACCGTAACAAGGAACTGAAAGATTGCCTGGATATTTTAATCATGACAAGTGATACTCTACTTGTAGACAG gcTTTTGAATTTTAGTATAAAACTTGTGCCTCGTGGCATACGTCATCCAGTGTCTACTGAAATTTTTCCTACTCTATCCAGGAATAAGTATGGAACTGGAGCAGTTAGTATTCAAGCTGGCAGTGCTTTGCTAGCTAAAGGTGGTATCTGCTTTATAGGAGACTTGGCTTCACACAAAAAAGATAAACTAGAACAGCTTCAATCAg TTGTGGAAAGCAGAAGCATCACAGTATACATCCCAGGAAAGAAGTTTGGGGATGATATTAATCAACAAATGACTTTTCCAGTTCAGTGCAGTTTTTGGTCTTTTGTTGATATGGATTCATCTTCAAGGAGAAATATGCAGAAAACCAACACTCTCATTGGTCGGATG GATTGCAGTTTGATTCCAGCTAATCTTGTAGAGGCGTTTGGATTATTGATTAACTGCAATGAATCATCTTGTTGCTACCCACTTATTTCTACTGTGCAACACACTTTAAAGAAAGCCATCGATCCTGAAGAGCTCCTTTATGTAGCTTCTAAGAAGTTCACAACTGAAGATTTTGAAAAG ctGCTGGCTTTTGCAAAGAATTTGAATGTAGAATTCAGTTTGGAGGCAGAAAGAATGATCCATGGCTATTATCTAGCAAGTCGCAGAATCAGAACAGATTCTATAAGTGGATCAAAACTGTCAGCATctgcattaaaatattt agtttCCCTAGCTGAAGCACATGCTCGACTGAACTTAAGGAATAAAGTGCTTAAAGAAGATGTACTAATTGCAGCCTTATTGTTTGAAACATCTCTCACACTGAAATATG GGGCCACTGTATTTTGTGTTGCTCCAAATGCAGTATTTCCATTTGAATTGTATAATGAAGAATATTTGGAGCAAAGGGATATCTATTTGAATCAATGCCAACAGCAGCTCCAACAGTTTATTGCCACATATGGACCTGGGACAGCTATTTTCACTAGTGATGAATAG
- the MCMDC2 gene encoding minichromosome maintenance domain-containing protein 2 isoform X2, whose amino-acid sequence MSNLKMKEAALIYLDRSGGLQKFIDDCKFYNDSKQSYAVYRFSILINPSDIVELDAELGNYILHQPLKAAQVFQSVCFIAVKTLSLIGQLQTEAQINIVLKLTHLPPLRSYSLDLCEFPLDYASQRFYMMQGIVIAMTTVTKYTQGARFLCSDEACPLSKGFEYIRVHVPGATESATVRNDFLCNLCSSSLQEDRKFRVLGDKQIVEIITAKALHAFKGYSNNQPFRFQSLTIFLRDESVSKMNIGNEYKIIGIPTCVRTSQTAVCIEANSIISCNPEVPSGISDNFRYLLSLTSSSCWKFTAILANIFASQIVPPGTYNLLKLCLLMSLVQTSDRNKELKDCLDILIMTSDTLLVDRLLNFSIKLVPRGIRHPVSTEIFPTLSRNKYGTGAVSIQAGSALLAKGGICFIGDLASHKKDKLEQLQSVVESRSITVYIPGKKFGDDINQQMTFPVQCSFWSFVDMDSSSRRNMQKTNTLIGRMDCSLIPANLVEAFGLLINCNESSCCYPLISTVQHTLKKAIDPEELLYVASKKFTTEDFEKSFPS is encoded by the exons ATGTCaaatctaaaaatgaaagagGCCGCCCTTATCTATCTTGACAGAAGTGGAGGACTCCAAAAGTTTATAGATGATTGCAAGTTCTACAATG ATTCAAAACAAAGTTATGCAGTCTATCGATTCAGTATTTTAATAAATCCCTCTGATATTGTTGAATTGGATGCTGAACTTGGAAATTACATTTTACACCAGCCACTAAAAGCTGCTCAAGTTTTTCAATCT GTCTGTTTTATTGCTGTTAAGACTCTTTCACTAATTGGACAATTACAGACTGAAGCTCAA ATTAATATAGTGCTGAAGTTAACACATTTACCTCCTCTGCGAAGTTATAGTCTTGATCTTTGTGAATTTCCACTTGATTATGCATCTCAAAGATTTTATATGATGCAAGGTATTGTGATTGCAATGACAACTGTAACCAAGTACACACAAGGTGCAAGATTTCTTTGTTCAGATGAAGCATGCCCTCTGTCAAAAG GATTTGAGTATATAAGAGTGCATGTGCCTGGTGCTACTGAATCTGCAACAGTAAGAAATGACTTTTTGTGTAATCTGTGTTCATCTTCActtcaagaagacagaaaatttaGAGTACTTGGTG ATAAACAGATAGTTGAAATAATCACAGCAAAGGCACTTCATGCTTTTAAAGGATATTCCAATAACCAGCCATTTAGGTTTCAATCTCTTACAATTTTTCTAAGGG ATGAATCTGTGAGTAAAATGAATATAGGAAATGAGTATAAAATTATTGGAATTCCAACCTGTGTAAGAACTTCACAAACTGCTGTCTGTATAGAGGCAAACAGTATCATTTCTTGTAATCCAGAAG TTCCTTCAGGAATAAGCGACAATTTTAGGTATCTCCTCTCTTTGACTTCCAGCTCATGCTGGAAATTTACAGCGATACTTGCCAATATCTTTGCATCACAAATTGTTCCTCCTGGGACTTACAATTTGCTCAAGCTATGTTTGCTGATGAGTCTAGTACAGACAAGTGACCGTAACAAGGAACTGAAAGATTGCCTGGATATTTTAATCATGACAAGTGATACTCTACTTGTAGACAG gcTTTTGAATTTTAGTATAAAACTTGTGCCTCGTGGCATACGTCATCCAGTGTCTACTGAAATTTTTCCTACTCTATCCAGGAATAAGTATGGAACTGGAGCAGTTAGTATTCAAGCTGGCAGTGCTTTGCTAGCTAAAGGTGGTATCTGCTTTATAGGAGACTTGGCTTCACACAAAAAAGATAAACTAGAACAGCTTCAATCAg TTGTGGAAAGCAGAAGCATCACAGTATACATCCCAGGAAAGAAGTTTGGGGATGATATTAATCAACAAATGACTTTTCCAGTTCAGTGCAGTTTTTGGTCTTTTGTTGATATGGATTCATCTTCAAGGAGAAATATGCAGAAAACCAACACTCTCATTGGTCGGATG GATTGCAGTTTGATTCCAGCTAATCTTGTAGAGGCGTTTGGATTATTGATTAACTGCAATGAATCATCTTGTTGCTACCCACTTATTTCTACTGTGCAACACACTTTAAAGAAAGCCATCGATCCTGAAGAGCTCCTTTATGTAGCTTCTAAGAAGTTCACAACTGAAGATTTTGAAAAG agtttCCCTAGCTGA
- the MCMDC2 gene encoding minichromosome maintenance domain-containing protein 2 isoform X1: MIASSTMVCPAKVTVYFRNFKIPMCSYSHFYVCIFTDSKQSYAVYRFSILINPSDIVELDAELGNYILHQPLKAAQVFQSVCFIAVKTLSLIGQLQTEAQINIVLKLTHLPPLRSYSLDLCEFPLDYASQRFYMMQGIVIAMTTVTKYTQGARFLCSDEACPLSKGFEYIRVHVPGATESATVRNDFLCNLCSSSLQEDRKFRVLGDKQIVEIITAKALHAFKGYSNNQPFRFQSLTIFLRDESVSKMNIGNEYKIIGIPTCVRTSQTAVCIEANSIISCNPEVPSGISDNFRYLLSLTSSSCWKFTAILANIFASQIVPPGTYNLLKLCLLMSLVQTSDRNKELKDCLDILIMTSDTLLVDRLLNFSIKLVPRGIRHPVSTEIFPTLSRNKYGTGAVSIQAGSALLAKGGICFIGDLASHKKDKLEQLQSVVESRSITVYIPGKKFGDDINQQMTFPVQCSFWSFVDMDSSSRRNMQKTNTLIGRMDCSLIPANLVEAFGLLINCNESSCCYPLISTVQHTLKKAIDPEELLYVASKKFTTEDFEKSFPS, from the exons ATGATTGCAAGTTCTACAATGGTATGTCCAGCAAAGGTGACTGTAtattttagaaactttaaaattccTATGTGCAgctattctcatttttatgtttgtatttttacagATTCAAAACAAAGTTATGCAGTCTATCGATTCAGTATTTTAATAAATCCCTCTGATATTGTTGAATTGGATGCTGAACTTGGAAATTACATTTTACACCAGCCACTAAAAGCTGCTCAAGTTTTTCAATCT GTCTGTTTTATTGCTGTTAAGACTCTTTCACTAATTGGACAATTACAGACTGAAGCTCAA ATTAATATAGTGCTGAAGTTAACACATTTACCTCCTCTGCGAAGTTATAGTCTTGATCTTTGTGAATTTCCACTTGATTATGCATCTCAAAGATTTTATATGATGCAAGGTATTGTGATTGCAATGACAACTGTAACCAAGTACACACAAGGTGCAAGATTTCTTTGTTCAGATGAAGCATGCCCTCTGTCAAAAG GATTTGAGTATATAAGAGTGCATGTGCCTGGTGCTACTGAATCTGCAACAGTAAGAAATGACTTTTTGTGTAATCTGTGTTCATCTTCActtcaagaagacagaaaatttaGAGTACTTGGTG ATAAACAGATAGTTGAAATAATCACAGCAAAGGCACTTCATGCTTTTAAAGGATATTCCAATAACCAGCCATTTAGGTTTCAATCTCTTACAATTTTTCTAAGGG ATGAATCTGTGAGTAAAATGAATATAGGAAATGAGTATAAAATTATTGGAATTCCAACCTGTGTAAGAACTTCACAAACTGCTGTCTGTATAGAGGCAAACAGTATCATTTCTTGTAATCCAGAAG TTCCTTCAGGAATAAGCGACAATTTTAGGTATCTCCTCTCTTTGACTTCCAGCTCATGCTGGAAATTTACAGCGATACTTGCCAATATCTTTGCATCACAAATTGTTCCTCCTGGGACTTACAATTTGCTCAAGCTATGTTTGCTGATGAGTCTAGTACAGACAAGTGACCGTAACAAGGAACTGAAAGATTGCCTGGATATTTTAATCATGACAAGTGATACTCTACTTGTAGACAG gcTTTTGAATTTTAGTATAAAACTTGTGCCTCGTGGCATACGTCATCCAGTGTCTACTGAAATTTTTCCTACTCTATCCAGGAATAAGTATGGAACTGGAGCAGTTAGTATTCAAGCTGGCAGTGCTTTGCTAGCTAAAGGTGGTATCTGCTTTATAGGAGACTTGGCTTCACACAAAAAAGATAAACTAGAACAGCTTCAATCAg TTGTGGAAAGCAGAAGCATCACAGTATACATCCCAGGAAAGAAGTTTGGGGATGATATTAATCAACAAATGACTTTTCCAGTTCAGTGCAGTTTTTGGTCTTTTGTTGATATGGATTCATCTTCAAGGAGAAATATGCAGAAAACCAACACTCTCATTGGTCGGATG GATTGCAGTTTGATTCCAGCTAATCTTGTAGAGGCGTTTGGATTATTGATTAACTGCAATGAATCATCTTGTTGCTACCCACTTATTTCTACTGTGCAACACACTTTAAAGAAAGCCATCGATCCTGAAGAGCTCCTTTATGTAGCTTCTAAGAAGTTCACAACTGAAGATTTTGAAAAG agtttCCCTAGCTGA